In a single window of the Chondrocystis sp. NIES-4102 genome:
- a CDS encoding putative glycerophosphoryl diester phosphodiesterase → MTNQIIGFTSLPADTFADGTPAGGNDGEGKPIDANGRTGPFDGQPVQGFSGVQFAPDNTGSFWFLSDNGFGTKENSSDYLLRIYQADPNFRGVENGDGNIAIENFIQLADPDNLIPFDITNQDSPERLLTGSDFDLESLSIDSNGDIWVGDEFGPYLLHFDSEGKLFEAPIATPNITNLNTLEGQDPLVIAHRGASGILPEHTLEAYKVAIAQGADFIEPDLVSTKDGVLIARHEPILDDTTNVAEIFGEERMSTKILDGEEVTGYFAEDFTLEEIKQLRAVQPREFRDQEFNGAFEIPTFAEVIELVQQVEAETGVKVGIYPETKHPTFFEQQGLSLEEPLIKTLKETGFTDSNRIFIQSFEFQNLIELQAMLDAEGLGDIPLVQLYGDTTKDASPEDGFSVPYDIRYNLEQGNDLAAIYGQDFVEAVENGLSASTTYKDLDSAEFLQLISDQYAEGAGPWKNNILLRESIDTPVDGDGDGEAEITTQLTGEISPFIDDAHAAGLQVHPYTHRNEERYLTLGADGTPQTPEKELEQLIEIGVDGFFTDFPATGVAVVDSVTGELVRSPENPDLGEELPNLDTSRGFEGMAYSPDRQTLYPFLEGKVAGDPEDALRIYEFDVASGSYTDLVGYYPTTDGNPIGDFTPINDHEFLVIERDNNQGQEAQFKKIFKVDLSQVDENGFVAKEEVVDLLNLDDPEDLNGDGQTTYDMPFVTIENVVVVDENTILVANDNNYPFSQGREGDIDNTEAVLINLEQPLNLDPNLGGNPITSTPITNTGDTEQPSQMKGLNGYQVDPIFTVGEEVNGYTPPGILDGLGAFTLDDDTIRVLANHEFSADLGYSYTLANGAELTGARVSYFDINKETLQLEASGLAYDKIINRAGEEVNEASDLEFEGIDRTCSAHYIEAEQFGEGRGLKDSLFFTGEETNGGTEFVLDPATNTLHAVPWMGRAAWENVTELDTGTTDKVAFLIGDDREAAPLLMYVGEKDCSCDANLLERNGLVGGKLYTWVADNALADTPTFTNEDGEIVDDDSAPDPSGFNGTGNSQTGSWVELDYYRPDLAASAVDTNDDGDIQDELGYDEQGFATQAQQDELFIAAGGFQFSRPEDVATNPEDGTQAVLASTGRGNRFAEDNWGDTYKIDTEFSESGDPLIGKIDILYDGDDAGKGQFPDSDFGLRSPDNLDWAEDGYIYVQEDRATAEDEQFGGTSGEEASIWRIDPLSGQLTRVAQMDRSALPQGQTDPEPNDLGNWESSGILDVSNLFDQDPGSLFIFGVQAHSLEDGIIAEADLVQGGQLAFLNSETHSM, encoded by the coding sequence ATGACTAACCAAATAATTGGTTTTACTTCTCTACCAGCAGATACTTTTGCAGATGGTACACCCGCAGGAGGTAATGACGGTGAAGGAAAGCCAATAGATGCCAATGGTAGAACGGGCCCTTTTGATGGACAACCTGTTCAAGGTTTTAGTGGTGTACAGTTTGCTCCCGATAATACAGGATCATTTTGGTTTCTATCTGATAATGGTTTTGGGACAAAAGAAAATAGTAGTGACTATCTATTACGCATCTATCAAGCAGATCCCAATTTTCGGGGAGTAGAAAACGGTGACGGTAATATAGCTATAGAAAACTTTATTCAGTTAGCCGATCCTGATAATTTAATTCCTTTTGATATTACTAATCAAGATAGCCCAGAACGCTTGCTAACAGGGAGCGACTTTGATCTAGAATCCTTAAGTATCGATTCCAATGGCGACATCTGGGTTGGTGATGAATTTGGGCCCTATCTATTGCATTTCGACTCCGAAGGTAAATTATTTGAAGCACCTATTGCCACTCCTAATATTACCAATTTAAATACCCTAGAAGGACAAGATCCATTAGTAATTGCTCATCGTGGTGCAAGTGGTATATTACCCGAACATACCTTAGAAGCATATAAAGTAGCGATCGCTCAAGGGGCAGATTTTATTGAACCTGATTTAGTTAGCACTAAAGATGGGGTGTTAATAGCTCGTCACGAACCCATTCTTGATGACACTACTAATGTCGCCGAGATATTTGGTGAAGAAAGAATGTCTACCAAAATCCTAGACGGAGAAGAGGTAACAGGATATTTCGCCGAAGATTTCACTTTAGAAGAAATTAAACAGTTAAGAGCGGTTCAACCACGGGAATTTCGCGATCAAGAATTTAATGGTGCGTTTGAAATTCCTACCTTCGCCGAAGTTATTGAATTAGTTCAACAAGTCGAAGCCGAAACAGGGGTAAAAGTTGGTATTTATCCCGAAACTAAACATCCGACCTTTTTTGAGCAACAGGGCTTATCTTTAGAAGAACCACTAATTAAAACCCTCAAAGAAACAGGGTTTACCGATAGCAATCGCATTTTTATTCAATCCTTTGAATTTCAAAACCTCATTGAACTTCAAGCAATGCTGGATGCTGAGGGGTTAGGGGATATCCCTTTAGTGCAACTTTACGGTGATACAACTAAAGATGCTAGTCCTGAAGATGGTTTTTCCGTACCCTACGATATCCGTTACAACCTCGAACAAGGTAATGATCTAGCTGCTATTTACGGTCAAGATTTCGTTGAGGCGGTAGAAAATGGTTTATCAGCAAGTACTACTTATAAAGATTTAGATAGTGCCGAATTTTTACAACTTATCAGTGATCAATACGCCGAAGGTGCAGGACCCTGGAAAAACAATATCTTATTACGTGAGAGTATAGATACCCCAGTCGATGGCGATGGTGATGGTGAAGCTGAAATTACCACCCAGTTAACAGGTGAAATAAGCCCATTTATCGATGATGCCCATGCTGCTGGGCTACAAGTTCATCCCTACACCCATCGTAACGAAGAACGGTATCTAACCCTAGGGGCGGATGGCACACCCCAAACCCCAGAGAAAGAACTAGAACAACTGATAGAAATAGGTGTCGATGGATTTTTTACAGACTTTCCAGCCACTGGAGTAGCAGTAGTAGATTCGGTAACAGGAGAACTAGTGCGATCGCCAGAAAATCCTGATTTAGGCGAGGAATTACCTAATTTAGACACATCACGCGGTTTTGAAGGAATGGCATATAGCCCAGACCGTCAGACCTTATATCCTTTCCTCGAAGGCAAAGTAGCTGGTGATCCTGAAGATGCCCTACGCATCTATGAATTTGATGTGGCATCTGGCAGTTATACAGATTTGGTTGGTTACTATCCCACCACCGATGGTAATCCTATTGGTGACTTTACCCCCATTAACGACCACGAATTTCTAGTGATCGAACGGGATAACAACCAGGGACAAGAAGCGCAATTTAAAAAAATCTTTAAAGTCGACCTATCTCAGGTAGATGAAAACGGTTTTGTAGCCAAAGAAGAAGTTGTTGACCTACTTAATCTTGACGACCCCGAAGACTTAAATGGCGATGGTCAGACTACCTATGATATGCCCTTTGTAACCATTGAAAATGTCGTGGTCGTTGACGAAAACACCATCTTAGTTGCCAACGATAACAATTATCCCTTTTCTCAAGGTAGAGAAGGCGATATCGACAATACCGAAGCAGTTTTAATCAATTTAGAACAACCCTTAAATCTTGACCCTAATCTTGGAGGTAATCCCATAACATCAACACCCATTACTAATACTGGCGATACCGAACAACCTAGTCAAATGAAAGGTTTAAATGGTTACCAAGTAGATCCCATTTTTACCGTTGGTGAAGAAGTAAATGGCTATACTCCTCCTGGTATTCTAGACGGTTTGGGAGCATTTACTCTAGACGACGATACTATTAGAGTATTAGCAAACCACGAATTTAGTGCAGATTTAGGTTATAGCTATACATTGGCTAATGGTGCAGAATTAACTGGGGCGCGAGTTAGTTATTTTGATATCAATAAAGAAACTCTACAATTAGAAGCTTCTGGGTTAGCTTACGACAAGATTATTAATCGTGCTGGGGAAGAAGTAAACGAAGCATCAGACCTCGAATTTGAAGGTATCGATCGCACTTGTTCTGCTCATTATATTGAAGCGGAGCAATTTGGCGAAGGTCGTGGCTTAAAAGATAGTTTGTTTTTTACTGGGGAAGAAACCAATGGTGGTACTGAATTTGTACTAGACCCAGCTACCAATACTCTTCATGCTGTGCCTTGGATGGGTCGCGCTGCTTGGGAAAATGTTACTGAATTAGATACAGGTACAACCGATAAAGTAGCATTTTTAATTGGAGATGATCGCGAGGCTGCACCTTTACTCATGTATGTCGGTGAAAAAGATTGTAGTTGTGATGCCAACTTGCTAGAACGTAACGGTTTAGTTGGCGGTAAACTCTATACTTGGGTTGCTGATAATGCTTTAGCAGATACTCCTACTTTTACTAACGAAGATGGCGAAATCGTTGATGATGATAGCGCACCAGATCCATCTGGTTTTAATGGTACTGGTAATAGTCAAACTGGTAGCTGGGTTGAATTAGACTATTATCGTCCTGACTTGGCTGCTTCGGCGGTAGATACTAACGATGATGGGGACATTCAAGATGAACTTGGTTACGATGAACAGGGTTTTGCAACTCAAGCACAACAGGATGAATTATTTATCGCTGCTGGTGGTTTCCAATTCTCACGCCCTGAAGATGTAGCCACTAATCCCGAAGATGGTACACAAGCAGTACTAGCTTCTACTGGTCGTGGTAATCGCTTTGCAGAAGATAATTGGGGTGATACCTATAAAATTGATACCGAATTTAGTGAGTCTGGCGATCCTTTAATTGGCAAAATCGATATTCTTTATGATGGTGATGATGCAGGAAAAGGTCAATTTCCAGATTCCGACTTTGGTTTACGTAGCCCCGATAACTTAGATTGGGCAGAAGATGGGTATATATACGTTCAAGAAGACCGTGCAACAGCAGAAGATGAACAATTTGGTGGTACATCTGGCGAAGAAGCTTCTATTTGGCGTATAGACCCTCTTTCTGGTCAATTAACACGTGTGGCTCAAATGGATCGTTCAGCTTTACCCCAAGGACAAACTGATCCTGAACCTAATGATCTTGGTAATTGGGAGTCATCGGGTATTCTTGATGTTTCTAATTTATTTGATCAAGATCCTGGAAGTCTATTTATCTTCGGTGTTCAAGCCCATAGTTTAGAAGATGGTATCATTGCCGAGGCTGATTTAGTCCAAGGTGGTCAATTAGCTTTCTTAAATAGCGAAACACATTCAATGTAA
- a CDS encoding family 2 glycosyl transferase — MNPLVSILIPCFNGEHWIEQAIKCALKQTYDHIEIIVLDDGSSDNSLEIVKSFGKHISWYTSTHRGLNYTRNHLLDLSRGEWLQYLDADNYLLPNKITKQTRFVLENPDTDLVYSPSILQAYNYLVEAALKNREDQAIINAHQTLNLDSPNTITQEVLPIPQPHDPWILLARWYLPPIASCLLRKQAIIDVGGWKEEQSYCQEYELYLRLLKANKQFNYCNEAGLIERQNNQLQIEQGKTYQQQLEIIDNLEQYLLNTNQLNQIRQTAINQARFEFARMIWLINKQWSKNIINQIHQTQNSFIPSNNCVSKIYRLMYQTLGFNLAENLAHFKRPLVVN, encoded by the coding sequence ATGAACCCTCTAGTTAGTATCCTGATCCCTTGCTTCAATGGTGAACATTGGATCGAACAAGCTATTAAATGCGCACTTAAGCAAACCTATGACCACATTGAGATTATAGTCTTAGATGATGGTTCGAGCGATAATAGTTTAGAAATCGTAAAAAGCTTTGGTAAACATATCAGTTGGTACACCAGCACTCATCGCGGACTTAATTATACTCGCAATCATCTATTAGATTTGAGTCGAGGTGAATGGTTGCAATATTTGGATGCTGATAATTATTTATTGCCCAATAAAATAACTAAACAAACCAGATTTGTATTAGAAAATCCTGATACTGATCTAGTTTACAGTCCGAGTATTTTACAAGCTTATAACTATCTAGTTGAGGCAGCATTAAAAAATAGAGAAGATCAAGCAATAATTAATGCACATCAAACCCTTAACCTCGACTCTCCCAATACAATCACCCAGGAAGTTTTACCTATTCCCCAACCTCATGATCCCTGGATTTTGTTAGCCAGATGGTATTTACCACCAATAGCAAGTTGTCTTTTGCGCAAACAAGCCATTATTGATGTGGGTGGTTGGAAAGAAGAGCAATCTTATTGTCAGGAATATGAGTTATATTTACGTTTATTAAAAGCTAATAAACAGTTTAATTATTGCAATGAAGCAGGTTTAATAGAAAGACAAAATAATCAGCTTCAAATTGAGCAAGGAAAGACTTATCAGCAGCAACTAGAAATTATTGATAATCTTGAACAATATTTACTCAATACCAACCAATTAAATCAAATTCGGCAAACGGCAATTAATCAGGCTAGATTTGAATTTGCCAGGATGATCTGGTTAATTAATAAACAGTGGTCTAAAAATATTATTAACCAAATTCATCAAACACAAAATAGTTTCATTCCCTCCAATAATTGTGTCTCAAAAATTTATCGTTTAATGTACCAAACTTTAGGATTTAATCTGGCGGAAAATCTGGCTCATTTTAAACGTCCATTGGTTGTTAATTAG
- a CDS encoding group 1 glycosyl transferase, with product MSKQLNNWICCQIGNTQDYQIAKALHSNKRLKYLITDAWLSYFSPFNFLPKILLNTSRSLEHPELSRAKIKAFNDPLLIWEISQKFDNIRGWEYKTTRSSWWQAQVIKILSKTKFSEPNITLYAQSYAASELFKYAKHRGWKTVLGQTDPGIIEEKLLIKESQIYPQYHNAVSVAPLDYWQKWREECTLADQIIVNSAWSAQALIQTGVASDKIKIIPLAYQATAKNKDFNRTYPQNFSQQRPLKVAFVADVILRHGVAAIFEAMELLTNKPIELWMVGKIGIKIPKALKKNPKIKWFNTTHPHKIKQYYQQADVLLFPSLSDNFGINQLQAQEWQLPIISSKHCANVVKDKINGLILPEVSAMAIADALSFCQTHPQQLTAFAQASQQTLIDFERKLVAEKLGILNYPEYSQKSLIHYQLGSGG from the coding sequence ATGTCAAAACAACTTAATAATTGGATTTGTTGCCAGATAGGAAATACACAGGATTATCAAATAGCTAAAGCTTTACATAGTAACAAAAGACTAAAATACTTAATTACCGATGCCTGGTTATCTTACTTCTCCCCCTTTAATTTCTTGCCCAAAATATTATTAAACACATCTAGATCTCTAGAACATCCAGAATTAAGCAGAGCAAAAATAAAAGCTTTCAACGATCCATTACTCATTTGGGAAATATCCCAAAAATTCGATAATATTCGAGGCTGGGAATACAAAACTACTCGTAGCAGTTGGTGGCAAGCACAGGTAATAAAAATATTAAGTAAAACCAAATTTAGCGAGCCAAATATCACTTTATATGCTCAAAGTTATGCAGCTTCGGAATTATTTAAATATGCCAAACATCGAGGCTGGAAAACCGTATTAGGACAAACAGATCCAGGTATTATAGAGGAAAAACTATTAATAAAAGAAAGTCAAATTTATCCCCAATATCATAATGCAGTATCAGTAGCCCCCTTAGACTATTGGCAAAAGTGGCGAGAAGAATGTACCTTAGCTGATCAAATTATTGTTAATTCAGCTTGGTCAGCCCAGGCTCTTATACAAACTGGGGTTGCTAGTGATAAAATTAAGATTATTCCCTTAGCATATCAAGCAACAGCTAAAAATAAGGATTTTAACCGAACCTATCCTCAAAACTTTTCTCAGCAGCGTCCTCTAAAAGTTGCATTTGTTGCCGATGTAATCTTACGTCATGGTGTGGCTGCTATCTTTGAAGCGATGGAATTACTAACTAATAAACCCATTGAATTATGGATGGTGGGAAAAATAGGAATTAAAATACCCAAAGCCCTGAAAAAAAATCCCAAAATAAAATGGTTTAATACAACCCATCCCCACAAAATAAAGCAATATTATCAACAAGCAGATGTCTTATTATTCCCAAGTTTATCTGATAATTTCGGCATCAATCAATTACAAGCCCAAGAATGGCAATTGCCAATAATTAGTTCAAAACATTGTGCCAATGTAGTAAAAGATAAAATCAATGGACTAATCTTACCAGAAGTAAGCGCAATGGCGATCGCAGATGCTTTAAGTTTTTGCCAAACTCATCCTCAACAATTAACTGCTTTTGCACAGGCTTCCCAACAGACACTAATAGATTTCGAGCGGAAGCTGGTGGCGGAAAAACTGGGGATTTTAAATTATCCTGAATATTCACAAAAATCTTTGATTCATTATCAATTAGGTAGTGGGGGTTGA
- a CDS encoding ABC transporter ATP-binding protein translates to MTQIMTSSLLSVANLRVAYPRQSQSQTIWAVDDVSFSLQPGEKMGLVGESGCGKSTLGRAIMRLLPEGSQVEGKAIFKDKSVFELNKSELQQLRGEIVALVFQDPMTRLDPLMTIGDHCLETIKAHQPKLSKSAAKQLALETLATVKIPASRWGQYPHEFSGGMRQRVAIALALLLNPKIIVADEPTTSLDVTVSAEILKELTRLCSEREMALLLISHDLAMVGEYCDRLAVMYQGKIVETGDVKSIFKSPTHEYTKSLLDAALHLQAIDLNPPLAINHTQTPILQVKNLQQHFTLETNFIQQLFSPNKASVIKAVDDVSFELYPGEILGLVGESGCGKSTLSRTILQLLKPTGGSVTLGGQDLTSLSPQAMRSQRRQLQMVFQDPRACLNPLMTIGDSIADPLFIHQLATVSEAKQQVNLMLEKVGLTPTTDYYQRYPQELSGGQQQRVAIARALITKPKIIICDEPVSMLDATVQTQVLELMLALKAEFDLTYLFITHDLWVARFFCDRIAVMNGGKIVEIDTTEKIFTQAQHPYTQKLLAAAPLLTNN, encoded by the coding sequence ATGACTCAGATTATGACCTCATCCCTCTTATCTGTCGCCAATCTTAGAGTTGCTTATCCTCGTCAATCTCAATCACAAACAATTTGGGCGGTGGATGATGTTTCTTTTAGTCTTCAGCCTGGTGAAAAAATGGGGTTGGTGGGGGAGTCTGGTTGTGGTAAATCCACCTTAGGAAGGGCAATTATGCGTCTTTTACCAGAAGGTAGCCAAGTGGAAGGAAAGGCAATTTTTAAAGATAAATCAGTTTTTGAATTAAATAAAAGCGAATTACAACAGTTACGTGGGGAAATTGTGGCGTTAGTTTTTCAAGATCCCATGACACGCCTCGACCCGTTAATGACTATTGGTGATCATTGTTTAGAAACCATTAAAGCCCATCAACCAAAGCTAAGTAAATCCGCAGCCAAGCAACTAGCCTTAGAGACATTAGCAACAGTTAAAATACCTGCAAGCCGTTGGGGACAATATCCCCATGAATTTAGTGGTGGAATGCGACAGCGTGTGGCGATCGCTCTGGCTTTATTACTTAATCCTAAGATTATTGTGGCTGATGAACCTACTACAAGTCTTGATGTTACAGTTTCGGCAGAAATTTTAAAAGAATTGACTAGATTATGTAGTGAAAGGGAAATGGCTTTATTGTTAATTTCTCATGATCTTGCAATGGTGGGGGAATATTGCGATCGCCTGGCGGTAATGTACCAGGGTAAAATTGTCGAAACAGGGGATGTTAAATCAATTTTTAAATCTCCAACTCATGAATATACTAAGTCGTTATTGGATGCAGCCCTACACCTTCAAGCGATCGATCTTAATCCACCCCTAGCCATTAATCACACGCAAACACCTATTCTACAAGTCAAGAATCTTCAACAGCACTTTACCCTAGAAACCAATTTCATCCAGCAGTTGTTTTCGCCCAATAAAGCCTCTGTAATTAAAGCTGTAGATGATGTAAGTTTTGAATTGTATCCTGGGGAAATATTAGGACTGGTGGGAGAATCTGGATGTGGTAAAAGTACCCTCTCAAGGACTATTTTACAGTTGCTTAAACCTACTGGAGGTAGTGTTACCTTGGGTGGACAGGATCTAACTAGTCTTTCCCCTCAAGCAATGCGTAGTCAACGGCGACAGCTACAAATGGTTTTCCAAGATCCACGCGCCTGTCTTAATCCTTTAATGACTATCGGCGATAGTATTGCAGATCCACTATTTATCCATCAATTAGCTACTGTTAGCGAAGCCAAACAACAGGTAAATCTAATGTTGGAAAAAGTTGGTTTAACACCGACTACGGACTATTATCAACGCTATCCCCAAGAATTATCTGGTGGACAACAACAACGGGTAGCGATCGCTAGAGCCTTAATTACTAAACCTAAAATAATTATCTGTGATGAGCCTGTCAGTATGTTAGATGCTACTGTGCAAACTCAAGTATTGGAACTAATGTTGGCATTAAAAGCCGAATTTGACCTAACTTACCTATTTATCACCCACGATCTCTGGGTAGCCAGATTCTTTTGCGATCGCATTGCGGTAATGAATGGCGGTAAAATTGTCGAAATTGACACCACTGAAAAGATCTTTACCCAAGCCCAACATCCCTATACTCAAAAGTTACTCGCTGCTGCACCTTTATTAACCAACAACTAG
- a CDS encoding camphor resistance protein CrcB has product MIPTLSIRNPIAVSLGAIAGALCRYYLNLWLPQIFGTGFPYATLLVNLTGSFTIGVISTLAIQQVGFITPEIILLLVVGFLGSYTTFSSYELDSLNLWRGSGWQIAFFYWFGSAVGGFFSLYLGILLAKFFINAHHS; this is encoded by the coding sequence ATGATTCCAACCCTTTCAATTCGTAATCCAATTGCTGTTAGCTTAGGAGCGATCGCTGGGGCTTTATGTCGCTATTATTTAAATTTATGGTTACCCCAAATTTTTGGTACAGGGTTTCCCTATGCAACTTTACTAGTTAATTTAACTGGCTCATTTACCATCGGCGTTATTTCTACCCTGGCTATTCAACAAGTTGGCTTTATTACCCCAGAAATAATTTTATTACTTGTAGTAGGTTTTCTCGGTTCTTATACTACCTTTTCTAGTTACGAACTCGATAGTTTAAACCTCTGGCGTGGTAGTGGTTGGCAAATCGCTTTTTTCTATTGGTTTGGTAGTGCAGTTGGGGGTTTTTTTAGTCTTTATTTAGGAATTTTATTAGCTAAATTTTTTATTAATGCTCACCATAGCTGA
- a CDS encoding histone deacetylase superfamily protein has translation MNKYGFAIVYHPDYVAPLPDVHRFPMPKFKILRDLLLKDGVVEEKQIYQPELPNLDLIKLVHTPEYVQAYCEGTLDPKAQRRIGLPWSPALVNRTCIAVGGTILTAKLALELGCACNTAGGTHHAFPSYGSGFCIFNDLAIAARVLQHQGKVKKILIIDLDVHQGDGTAYIFQKDDSVFTFSMHCEANFPGRKQQSDLDVPLPIGLDDDGYLQILASHLSDLLTQVNPDLVLFDAGVDTHVGDRLGKLSLTDWGIYRRERMVLSTCKAAGYPVACVIGGGYSQNMSALVYRHSLLHRAAKEVFEH, from the coding sequence TTGAATAAATACGGTTTTGCTATTGTATATCATCCCGATTACGTCGCCCCCTTACCTGATGTTCATCGGTTTCCCATGCCTAAGTTTAAAATACTAAGGGATTTACTGCTTAAGGATGGAGTGGTTGAGGAGAAACAAATTTACCAACCAGAATTACCAAATTTAGATTTAATAAAACTAGTACATACACCCGAATATGTTCAAGCCTACTGTGAGGGAACATTAGACCCCAAAGCCCAACGACGTATAGGTTTACCTTGGAGTCCTGCTTTAGTTAATCGTACCTGTATTGCGGTTGGGGGAACAATCCTCACAGCCAAACTTGCTTTAGAACTTGGTTGTGCTTGTAATACCGCAGGGGGAACACATCACGCTTTTCCCAGTTATGGTTCAGGATTTTGTATTTTTAATGATTTAGCGATCGCAGCCAGAGTTTTACAACATCAAGGTAAGGTAAAAAAAATTTTAATTATCGACCTGGATGTTCATCAAGGAGATGGTACAGCCTACATCTTTCAAAAGGATGATAGTGTATTTACTTTCTCGATGCACTGTGAAGCCAATTTCCCAGGAAGGAAACAACAGAGTGATTTAGATGTTCCCTTACCCATAGGTTTAGATGATGATGGTTATTTACAGATTTTAGCCAGCCATTTATCCGACCTATTGACCCAAGTAAACCCAGATCTAGTGCTATTTGATGCAGGAGTTGATACCCACGTCGGCGATCGCTTGGGCAAACTTTCTTTAACGGACTGGGGTATATACCGTCGAGAACGAATGGTTTTGAGTACCTGTAAAGCTGCTGGATATCCTGTAGCTTGCGTTATTGGTGGCGGTTACAGTCAAAATATGTCTGCTTTGGTTTACCGCCATTCTCTACTACATCGAGCAGCTAAAGAGGTTTTTGAGCATTAA